Proteins from a single region of Amycolatopsis sp. CA-230715:
- a CDS encoding TetR/AcrR family transcriptional regulator produces MTCVIDRVKRNSKQSRKHPASEEPSTGDARRDRWRKHRIARRAEFVEAALKALDEHGPELGMEHVAAAAGVTKPVLYRHFEDKADLYVALGQRGTEILFERLIPAINAELAPVPRIRMALDAFFTVIEEHPNLYRLLARGRFQDKPVDSDVVAEDKEVIATALTALLGDYMRMFNMDSGAAEPWAHGIVGMVQNTGEWWLDRRSMGRDSVVEYLTQIIWAAIDGLTRQQGITIDPNLPLEENKIIQMASVETESDSEAG; encoded by the coding sequence ATGACCTGCGTGATCGACCGTGTCAAGCGCAACAGCAAGCAGTCCCGCAAGCACCCGGCGAGCGAGGAGCCGAGCACCGGCGACGCCCGCCGCGACCGCTGGCGCAAGCACCGGATCGCCCGGCGGGCCGAGTTCGTGGAGGCCGCCCTCAAGGCGCTGGACGAGCACGGCCCCGAACTCGGCATGGAGCACGTCGCCGCGGCCGCCGGTGTCACGAAACCGGTGCTGTACCGGCACTTCGAGGACAAGGCCGATCTCTACGTGGCGCTCGGGCAGCGCGGCACGGAGATCCTTTTCGAACGGCTCATCCCGGCCATCAACGCCGAGCTGGCGCCGGTGCCGAGGATCAGGATGGCGCTCGACGCGTTCTTCACCGTGATCGAGGAGCACCCGAACCTCTACCGCTTGCTGGCACGGGGCCGGTTCCAGGACAAGCCGGTCGATTCGGACGTCGTCGCCGAGGACAAGGAGGTCATCGCGACCGCGCTGACCGCGCTGCTCGGTGACTACATGCGGATGTTCAACATGGACTCCGGCGCCGCGGAGCCGTGGGCGCACGGGATCGTCGGCATGGTGCAGAACACCGGGGAATGGTGGCTCGACCGCCGCTCGATGGGCCGCGACAGCGTCGTCGAATACCTCACGCAGATCATCTGGGCCGCGATCGACGGCCTGACCAGGCAGCAGGGCATCACGATCGACCCGAACCTGCCGCTCGAAGAGAACAAGATCATCCAGATGGCCTCGGTGGAAACCGAATCCGACAGCGAAGCCGGATAG
- a CDS encoding alpha/beta hydrolase yields the protein MTEEDRRGQLAAHSASRVDLDGRYGPIAALRTTAPSDATVLLVPGYTGSKEDFAPLLDGLAEAGFEAVAIDLPGQYESGGPEDETAYLPAALGEVVAELVTALGEGGKPVLLLGHSFGGLVVRAAVLAGAPIAGLVLMDTGPRHLPDGARRAALGIGEPLLREGTPEGLAAAYAVREEVSAKFEAWAKVSPALKDFYRHRFTASSAPGLLGMATALRTEPDRVSELADALRRGGTPCAVVTGEGDDAWSVPEQQDMARRLDVPFLSIPGSAHSPNTENPAALLATLLPLWRTWLARP from the coding sequence ATGACCGAAGAGGACCGCCGGGGTCAGCTGGCGGCGCATTCGGCGAGCCGTGTCGATCTCGACGGCCGGTACGGGCCGATCGCGGCGCTGCGCACGACGGCGCCGTCGGATGCCACAGTCCTCCTCGTCCCCGGCTACACGGGGTCGAAGGAGGATTTCGCGCCACTGCTCGACGGCCTCGCCGAGGCGGGGTTCGAGGCCGTCGCGATCGATCTTCCCGGGCAGTACGAATCCGGCGGCCCCGAGGACGAAACCGCGTACCTGCCCGCCGCGCTCGGCGAGGTGGTGGCCGAACTGGTCACCGCGCTCGGCGAGGGCGGGAAACCGGTGCTGCTACTCGGGCACTCCTTCGGCGGGCTGGTCGTGCGGGCGGCCGTGCTGGCGGGCGCGCCGATCGCCGGGCTGGTCCTGATGGACACCGGCCCCCGGCACCTTCCCGACGGCGCCCGCCGGGCGGCGCTGGGCATCGGTGAACCGCTGCTGCGCGAAGGAACGCCGGAAGGGCTCGCCGCGGCCTACGCGGTGCGGGAAGAAGTGAGCGCCAAGTTCGAGGCGTGGGCGAAGGTTTCGCCCGCGTTGAAGGACTTCTACCGGCACCGGTTCACCGCGTCGAGCGCGCCCGGCCTGCTCGGCATGGCCACGGCGCTGCGCACCGAGCCAGACCGGGTCTCCGAACTGGCCGACGCGTTGCGGCGCGGCGGCACGCCGTGCGCGGTCGTCACCGGCGAGGGCGACGACGCGTGGAGCGTGCCGGAACAGCAGGACATGGCGCGCCGCCTCGACGTGCCGTTCCTGTCGATCCCGGGCAGCGCGCACTCCCCCAACACCGAAAACCCGGCGGCCCTGCTGGCCACCCTGCTGCCCCTGTGGCGCACCTGGCTCGCCCGCCCCTGA
- a CDS encoding Rv3212 family protein, producing MSEPVQGGRHRRPSGSEPVPGTEDVLGTAPESVGPAKHASPERARRSPWNTRRDRIVAVAIAVVCLGAAVVVWAGSDSRATVSEQSPPQPAVIGAPDKVPGSLAEAWQAPSSATPIPVTSNSTVVTGAGGEVDGRDPATGAIRWKYARDIPLCTIAGTWSRATAFYRNGDWCSEMTQLDTGTGRRTAQRDGDARPGGGTVDDGSALTAFTPTLLSTWRDDLVKTVEYGKVPALINADKQPRKDCAYGSVAAASNRIGVIERCAGDPGDRLTVYKANSKEFDSPEVVYSAVTAGKQARLVAMSGESAAVALPQQRLLVLYGADGNQRAAYPLTVPDADLAQDPPNGVPSTSTTNNAVYWFTGSKTIALAKADLTPLWTLDGALGPGVTFCGQLVVPIKGGIAVLDEKTGATVRTVGVDRHGYAGPVRLAAQGPVLLEQRGDTLVALR from the coding sequence GTGAGCGAACCCGTGCAGGGGGGCAGGCACCGGCGGCCGAGCGGGTCCGAGCCGGTCCCCGGGACCGAGGACGTGCTCGGCACCGCGCCGGAGAGCGTGGGACCCGCGAAGCACGCCAGCCCGGAACGGGCGCGGCGGTCGCCGTGGAACACGCGGCGGGACCGCATCGTCGCGGTGGCCATCGCGGTGGTCTGCCTCGGCGCCGCGGTCGTGGTGTGGGCGGGCAGCGACAGCAGGGCGACCGTGTCGGAGCAGTCCCCGCCGCAGCCCGCGGTGATCGGCGCGCCGGACAAGGTGCCCGGCTCGCTGGCCGAGGCGTGGCAGGCGCCCAGTTCCGCGACGCCGATCCCGGTGACCTCGAACTCCACCGTGGTGACCGGCGCGGGCGGCGAGGTCGACGGCCGCGACCCGGCGACCGGCGCGATCCGCTGGAAGTACGCGCGCGACATCCCGTTGTGCACGATCGCGGGCACCTGGTCGCGGGCCACCGCGTTCTACCGCAACGGCGACTGGTGCAGCGAGATGACCCAGCTCGACACCGGCACCGGGCGCAGGACCGCGCAGCGCGACGGTGACGCGCGACCGGGCGGCGGCACCGTCGACGACGGGTCCGCGCTCACCGCGTTCACGCCGACGCTGCTCAGCACCTGGCGCGACGACCTGGTGAAAACGGTCGAGTACGGCAAGGTCCCCGCGCTGATCAACGCGGACAAGCAGCCGCGGAAGGACTGCGCCTACGGCTCGGTCGCGGCCGCGTCGAACCGGATCGGCGTGATCGAACGGTGCGCGGGCGATCCCGGCGACCGGCTGACCGTCTACAAGGCCAACAGCAAGGAGTTCGACTCGCCCGAGGTCGTCTACAGCGCGGTGACCGCGGGCAAGCAGGCGAGGCTGGTCGCGATGTCCGGCGAGTCCGCCGCGGTCGCGCTGCCCCAGCAGCGGCTGCTGGTGCTCTACGGGGCCGACGGCAACCAGCGCGCCGCGTACCCGCTGACGGTGCCGGACGCCGATCTCGCGCAGGACCCGCCGAACGGGGTGCCGTCGACCTCGACGACGAACAACGCGGTCTACTGGTTCACCGGGTCCAAGACCATCGCGCTGGCGAAGGCGGACCTCACTCCACTGTGGACACTCGATGGCGCGCTCGGCCCCGGCGTCACGTTCTGCGGGCAGCTGGTCGTGCCGATCAAGGGGGGAATCGCGGTGCTGGACGAGAAAACCGGCGCGACGGTCCGCACGGTCGGCGTCGACCGGCACGGCTACGCGGGCCCGGTGCGGCTCGCCGCGCAGGGCCCGGTCCTGCTCGAACAGCGCGGCGACACGCTGGTAGCGCTGCGATGA
- a CDS encoding DUF4873 domain-containing protein produces the protein MSEHDEDGYTGAATLTIDGAEVPIEVELRGHFQPIDGFYRWYGRITANETLSTVADGKKRKATIQTPHGSAEGEISDPDPWDRYRIMGTSTPPFHVPTSLEELEELGS, from the coding sequence ATGAGCGAGCACGACGAAGACGGCTACACCGGTGCGGCGACGCTGACCATCGACGGCGCGGAGGTCCCGATCGAGGTCGAACTGCGCGGGCACTTCCAGCCGATCGACGGCTTCTACCGCTGGTACGGCCGCATCACCGCGAACGAAACGCTGAGCACGGTCGCCGACGGCAAGAAGCGCAAGGCCACCATCCAGACCCCGCACGGCAGCGCCGAGGGCGAGATCTCCGACCCCGACCCGTGGGACCGCTACCGCATCATGGGCACCAGCACGCCCCCGTTCCACGTGCCCACTTCGCTGGAAGAACTCGAAGAACTCGGCAGCTGA
- a CDS encoding DEAD/DEAH box helicase, which yields MIILSTTPESTESTEDAVALEHLESGLPETDPSHPLQAGAPVEPESPTFAEFGVRPEIVRALEGAGIERTFAIQALTLPLALAGNDLIGQARTGMGKTLGFGVPLLQRVTTPGDGTPQALVVVPTRELCLQVTHDLTDAGKHLGVRTLAIYGGRPYEPQIEALRKGVDLVIGTPGRLLDLAEQRHLVLGKVSGLVLDEADEMLDLGFLPDIERILRMVPDSRQTMLFSATMPGPIITLARTFLNQPTHIRAEENDAGAVHERTTQFVYRAHSMDKPELIAKVLQAEGRGLTMIFTRTKRTAQKVADELAERGFAAAAVHGDLGQGAREQALRAFRSGKVDVLVATDVAARGIDVDDVTHVINYQTPDDEKTYVHRIGRTGRAGKTGVAVTLVDWDEEPRWKLISDALGLDKPEPVETYSTSKHLFTDLGIAEDATGRLPLAKRTRAGLSAEPEEKLGGRKRDRERTTTSSRTRKPRRRTRGGADAAAAVEAADAAKTAEGQEGEGAARKPRRRTRGGAKPAAEANAHSGPAAQEKETGEGGERPARRRRRRRSGSSNSSETPASAD from the coding sequence CTGATCATCCTGTCCACCACCCCCGAATCGACGGAATCGACCGAAGACGCCGTCGCACTGGAACACCTCGAAAGCGGCCTTCCCGAGACCGACCCGTCCCACCCGCTCCAGGCAGGCGCCCCGGTCGAACCGGAATCGCCCACCTTCGCCGAGTTCGGCGTCCGTCCCGAGATCGTCCGCGCGCTCGAAGGCGCCGGTATCGAGCGGACCTTCGCGATCCAGGCGCTGACCCTGCCGCTGGCCCTGGCCGGCAACGACCTCATCGGCCAGGCCCGCACCGGCATGGGCAAGACGCTCGGTTTCGGCGTGCCGCTGCTTCAGCGCGTCACCACCCCCGGCGACGGCACCCCGCAGGCGCTCGTCGTGGTGCCGACGCGCGAGCTGTGCCTGCAGGTCACCCACGACCTCACCGACGCGGGCAAGCACCTCGGCGTGCGCACGCTCGCGATCTACGGCGGCCGCCCGTACGAGCCGCAGATCGAGGCCCTGCGCAAGGGCGTCGACCTGGTGATCGGCACGCCCGGCCGTCTCCTCGACCTCGCCGAGCAGCGCCACCTGGTCCTGGGCAAGGTCTCCGGGCTCGTCCTCGACGAGGCCGACGAGATGCTCGACCTCGGCTTCCTCCCCGACATCGAGCGCATCCTGCGGATGGTGCCGGACTCCCGGCAGACCATGCTGTTCTCGGCCACCATGCCGGGCCCGATCATCACCCTCGCCAGGACGTTCCTGAACCAGCCGACGCACATCAGGGCCGAGGAGAACGACGCGGGCGCGGTCCACGAGCGCACCACGCAGTTCGTCTACCGCGCGCACTCGATGGACAAGCCGGAGCTGATCGCGAAGGTCCTGCAGGCCGAGGGCCGCGGGCTGACGATGATCTTCACGCGCACCAAGCGCACCGCGCAGAAGGTGGCCGACGAACTGGCCGAGCGCGGGTTCGCCGCGGCCGCGGTGCACGGCGACCTCGGGCAGGGCGCGCGCGAGCAGGCGCTGCGGGCGTTCCGGTCCGGCAAGGTCGACGTGCTGGTCGCCACCGACGTCGCGGCGCGCGGGATCGACGTCGACGACGTCACCCACGTGATCAACTACCAGACGCCGGACGACGAGAAGACCTACGTGCACCGCATCGGCCGCACCGGCCGCGCGGGCAAGACCGGGGTCGCGGTCACGCTCGTCGACTGGGACGAGGAACCGCGCTGGAAGCTGATCTCCGACGCGCTCGGCCTCGACAAGCCGGAACCCGTCGAAACCTACTCGACCTCGAAGCACCTGTTCACCGACCTCGGCATCGCCGAGGACGCCACCGGCAGGCTGCCGCTGGCCAAGCGCACGCGCGCCGGGCTGTCGGCGGAGCCGGAGGAGAAGCTCGGCGGCCGCAAGCGCGACCGCGAGCGCACCACCACCAGCAGCAGGACCCGCAAGCCCCGCCGCCGGACCAGGGGCGGTGCCGACGCCGCGGCCGCGGTCGAAGCCGCCGACGCGGCGAAGACGGCCGAGGGCCAGGAGGGCGAAGGCGCCGCGAGGAAGCCTCGCCGCCGCACCCGTGGTGGCGCCAAGCCCGCCGCGGAAGCGAACGCGCACTCGGGTCCCGCCGCGCAGGAGAAGGAAACCGGTGAAGGCGGCGAGCGCCCGGCACGTCGCCGTCGCCGCCGTCGTTCCGGCAGCTCCAACAGCAGCGAAACACCCGCTTCGGCAGACTGA
- a CDS encoding DUF3107 domain-containing protein has translation MEVKIGIKDTPRELVVSSGQSPEDVEKLVADALKSADGVFRIDDDKGRKFLVPADRIAYVEIAPSEVRKVGFAVGS, from the coding sequence GTGGAGGTCAAGATCGGCATCAAGGACACCCCCCGCGAGCTGGTGGTGTCCAGCGGCCAGTCTCCCGAGGACGTGGAGAAGCTGGTGGCCGACGCGCTGAAGTCCGCGGACGGGGTCTTCCGGATCGACGACGACAAGGGCCGCAAGTTCCTGGTGCCCGCCGACCGGATCGCCTACGTCGAGATCGCACCCTCCGAGGTGCGCAAGGTCGGGTTCGCCGTAGGCTCCTGA
- a CDS encoding DUF418 domain-containing protein, with protein sequence MDGVTVTEERRASTRRAPDRRPAARPSGGAGRLAGIDVARGVAVIGMYAAHLGPDPSRGGIGVLFSPFEGRSAALFAVLSGLSIALMSGGRRPKTGVGRTKVGWRLGTRAPLLLALGLWLTDLGTGYLVILAYYGVCFVAAIPFLRLRAKALFILAGVFAIAVPLVSYFVRAAVAPRDLLYVLPDPTFAEIRQLGDLPNVLLSLVLTGTFPALGLMTYVFAGMAIGRLDLTSRLVNRWLLFGGTALTVLAYGSSWLATSVFGGMQRIYAALAPAAAQAGVTPEQFYEMNSYNIHGTPPTTTFAWELLSSAHAYTPFDFVGCLGVAAAVIGGCQLASARFGRLLRPLADLGSVILSAYVFHFIAIYLLWGTFDQNVDPFSLGRFFSFSAVALVGAMAWKKWIGRGPLEWLLHTATRWPDHAFRSRVPAPRSGEPLLEVSATANKVR encoded by the coding sequence GTGGACGGCGTTACCGTCACAGAAGAGCGCCGGGCGAGTACGCGGCGTGCACCCGACCGGCGCCCCGCCGCCCGTCCGAGCGGCGGGGCCGGCAGGCTCGCCGGGATCGACGTGGCCCGCGGTGTCGCGGTCATCGGCATGTACGCCGCGCATCTCGGGCCCGATCCGTCGCGGGGCGGGATCGGGGTGCTGTTCAGCCCGTTCGAGGGGCGCTCCGCCGCGTTGTTCGCCGTTCTTTCCGGGCTCTCCATCGCGCTGATGTCCGGCGGGCGGCGCCCGAAGACCGGCGTCGGCAGGACCAAGGTGGGCTGGCGGCTCGGCACCAGGGCGCCGCTGCTGCTCGCGCTCGGGCTGTGGCTCACCGATCTCGGCACCGGCTACCTCGTCATCCTCGCCTACTACGGCGTGTGCTTCGTGGCCGCGATCCCGTTCCTCCGGTTGCGCGCCAAGGCTTTGTTCATCCTCGCCGGGGTGTTCGCGATCGCGGTGCCGCTCGTGTCGTACTTCGTCCGCGCGGCCGTCGCCCCGCGTGATCTGCTCTACGTGCTGCCCGATCCGACGTTCGCCGAGATCCGGCAGCTCGGCGATCTCCCGAACGTGCTGCTCAGCCTGGTGCTCACCGGCACGTTCCCGGCGCTCGGCCTGATGACCTACGTGTTCGCCGGGATGGCGATCGGCAGGCTCGACCTCACCTCGCGGCTGGTCAACCGATGGCTGCTGTTCGGCGGCACCGCGCTCACCGTGCTCGCCTACGGCTCGTCGTGGCTGGCCACCTCGGTTTTCGGTGGTATGCAGCGGATCTACGCCGCGCTGGCGCCCGCCGCGGCGCAGGCGGGGGTCACGCCGGAGCAGTTCTACGAGATGAACAGCTACAACATCCACGGCACCCCGCCGACCACCACGTTCGCCTGGGAACTCCTGTCCAGCGCGCACGCCTACACGCCGTTCGACTTCGTCGGCTGCCTCGGCGTCGCGGCCGCGGTCATCGGCGGCTGCCAGCTGGCCAGCGCCCGGTTCGGCCGCCTGCTGCGGCCGCTGGCCGATCTCGGCTCGGTGATCCTGAGCGCCTACGTCTTCCACTTCATCGCGATCTACCTGCTGTGGGGGACCTTCGACCAGAACGTCGACCCGTTCAGCCTCGGCCGGTTCTTCAGCTTCTCCGCGGTGGCGCTCGTCGGCGCGATGGCGTGGAAGAAGTGGATCGGCAGGGGGCCGCTCGAATGGCTCCTGCACACCGCGACCCGGTGGCCGGACCACGCGTTCCGCAGCCGCGTCCCGGCGCCGCGGAGCGGGGAACCGCTGCTGGAGGTCTCCGCCACCGCGAACAAGGTCCGCTGA
- a CDS encoding ferritin-like fold-containing protein produces MVDLLGVLAYTELAAFDRMAEDARSAPTLSGRAALASMAAAEIGHYDLLAGYLSDRGFAVEEAMAPFVDYLDAWHAATAPKSWLESLVKAYVGDGLGADFYREVASWLDPEAKELVLTVLADTGHSAFAEREVAAGIAADPKTRDKLALWGRRLLGEALTQAQYVVAERDGLAELIISGSGDLSGIAGLFRRLQQGHGKRMQALGLG; encoded by the coding sequence ATGGTGGACCTGCTCGGCGTGCTCGCCTACACCGAGCTCGCCGCGTTCGACCGGATGGCGGAGGACGCGCGGTCCGCGCCGACGCTGTCCGGGCGCGCCGCGCTGGCGTCCATGGCGGCGGCCGAGATCGGCCACTACGACCTGCTCGCCGGGTACCTGTCCGACCGCGGGTTCGCGGTCGAGGAAGCGATGGCGCCGTTCGTCGACTACCTCGACGCCTGGCACGCCGCGACGGCGCCGAAATCGTGGCTCGAATCACTCGTGAAGGCCTACGTCGGCGACGGCCTCGGCGCCGACTTCTACCGCGAGGTCGCCAGCTGGCTCGACCCCGAAGCGAAGGAGCTCGTGCTCACCGTCCTCGCCGACACGGGTCATTCCGCGTTCGCCGAGCGCGAAGTCGCCGCCGGGATCGCCGCCGACCCCAAGACCCGCGACAAGCTCGCGCTGTGGGGCCGCAGGCTGCTCGGCGAAGCGTTGACGCAGGCCCAGTACGTGGTGGCGGAGCGGGACGGGCTCGCGGAGTTGATCATCAGCGGTTCCGGCGATCTTTCCGGAATCGCCGGGCTGTTCCGCCGGTTGCAGCAAGGGCACGGCAAGCGCATGCAGGCGCTCGGACTCGGCTAG